A single region of the candidate division WOR-3 bacterium genome encodes:
- the dnaB gene encoding replicative DNA helicase, translating into MEEKRVPPHSLEAEEAVLGAALLDPNALPKIMEILREEHFYSPAHQKIYRAILELFNENVTADLVTVTDWLKQNKMLDNIGGPEYISNIVANVLTTANVEHHARVVLDKAIKRTIIQTSMELLKNSFEDSQSAAELVDYAQNSVFQIKEFGLRKDPTHIRSYITGILESAEAMRGERMITGVETGYYKLDEMTSGFQKGDFIVIAGRPSMGKTAFVLNIASYAAIENNVPIGIFSLEMSGEALVQRLLCSEAKVSLRNLRRGMLKNEDWVNLATAAGNLDKAPIYIDDSATLSIYELKAKSRRLKAEHDIQLIMVDYLQLLEGPKTFRTTSRQQEISEISRALKGLAKELDIPLIVVSQLSRMPEHRNDKRPLLADLRESGAIEQDADVVIFIYRDEVYNKETEKKGIAEVHVAKQRNGPTGVLELGFQGDYTLFANITFREEVIPEEEEEEYEPF; encoded by the coding sequence ATGGAAGAAAAACGCGTCCCTCCACATTCATTAGAGGCTGAAGAAGCAGTACTGGGGGCGGCTCTTTTAGACCCCAATGCCCTTCCCAAGATAATGGAGATCCTCAGGGAAGAACATTTTTATTCACCGGCGCATCAGAAAATTTACAGGGCGATCCTGGAACTGTTTAATGAGAACGTTACCGCGGATCTGGTGACTGTCACGGACTGGCTCAAGCAGAATAAGATGCTCGATAATATCGGTGGCCCCGAGTATATTTCGAATATCGTCGCCAATGTTTTGACGACGGCGAATGTTGAGCATCACGCACGGGTTGTGCTGGATAAAGCAATCAAAAGGACCATTATCCAGACTTCGATGGAATTGCTCAAAAACAGTTTTGAGGACAGCCAGAGCGCCGCCGAGCTCGTTGATTACGCCCAGAATTCAGTATTCCAGATTAAAGAGTTCGGGTTGCGTAAAGACCCCACCCATATACGAAGTTATATCACCGGTATACTCGAGTCGGCTGAAGCGATGCGCGGTGAGCGGATGATCACCGGTGTGGAGACGGGTTATTACAAACTCGATGAGATGACGTCGGGATTTCAAAAAGGGGACTTCATCGTCATTGCGGGTCGTCCGTCCATGGGGAAGACCGCTTTTGTTTTGAATATCGCTTCATATGCGGCGATCGAAAACAATGTACCCATCGGTATATTTTCACTCGAGATGTCCGGTGAAGCGCTGGTGCAGAGACTGCTCTGCAGTGAAGCGAAGGTCAGTTTGAGAAATCTGAGACGGGGTATGTTGAAGAATGAAGATTGGGTCAATCTCGCAACCGCGGCGGGTAATCTTGACAAAGCTCCTATTTATATTGATGATTCTGCTACACTCTCCATTTATGAGCTGAAAGCCAAATCAAGGCGTTTAAAGGCGGAACACGACATCCAGTTGATTATGGTCGATTATCTTCAGCTGCTGGAAGGGCCGAAGACATTCCGTACCACATCAAGGCAACAGGAAATTTCCGAAATATCGCGGGCGCTCAAAGGACTGGCAAAAGAACTGGATATACCGTTGATTGTGGTATCTCAGCTCTCACGGATGCCGGAGCATCGTAATGATAAGCGACCCCTGCTTGCGGATTTAAGGGAGAGCGGTGCAATCGAACAGGACGCCGACGTCGTGATCTTCATCTATCGGGATGAGGTGTACAATAAGGAGACAGAGAAAAAAGGAATCGCCGAAGTACACGTCGCCAAACAGCGTAACGGACCGACCGGCGTACTTGAATTGGGGTTTCAGGGTGATTATACATTGTTCGCAAATATAACATTCAGGGAAGAGGTTATTCCCGAAGAAGAGGAAGAAGAGTATGAACCTTTTTAG
- a CDS encoding ABC transporter permease: MNLFSMIGDFSIFFFRSLFIPWKIRVTKWRILQQIYYIGVGSLPIIVVIATFTGLVSTVQTSYQLIGTVPRYILGVTVGRMVMIELGPILTSLMVSGRCASSMAAEIGTMRVTEQIDALETMAIDPYQFLNLPRIIGTIIALPILTVVCEFIALVSGSFYAHYFLNIPISVFNYGLTHYFYPKDFFGGLVKSLFFALVIATSGCYFGFKVKGGAKEVGKAATYAVVTSSILILILDFLVALVVFG, encoded by the coding sequence ATGAACCTTTTTAGTATGATCGGCGATTTTTCGATCTTCTTTTTCCGGAGTCTCTTCATTCCGTGGAAGATAAGGGTGACAAAGTGGCGCATCCTGCAGCAGATATACTACATCGGAGTCGGTTCACTTCCGATTATCGTCGTGATTGCGACTTTCACCGGCCTGGTCTCCACGGTTCAGACATCTTATCAGTTGATCGGTACGGTACCGCGTTACATCCTCGGTGTCACGGTGGGACGTATGGTGATGATTGAATTGGGGCCGATCCTGACATCGCTCATGGTCAGTGGCCGCTGTGCATCGTCGATGGCCGCTGAAATCGGAACGATGAGGGTCACAGAACAGATCGATGCGCTCGAAACAATGGCGATTGATCCCTATCAATTCTTGAACCTGCCGCGTATCATCGGTACAATCATCGCCCTGCCCATCCTGACCGTTGTCTGCGAATTCATCGCCCTGGTTTCCGGCTCATTTTACGCCCATTATTTTCTTAATATTCCAATCAGTGTATTCAACTACGGACTCACCCACTATTTTTATCCCAAGGACTTTTTCGGCGGCCTGGTGAAGTCTCTGTTCTTCGCCCTGGTCATCGCAACCTCAGGGTGTTATTTCGGTTTCAAGGTGAAGGGTGGAGCAAAAGAGGTGGGTAAAGCGGCGACCTACGCGGTGGTCACCTCCTCGATATTGATCTTAATTTTGGACTTCCTTGTCGCACTGGTCGTGTTCGGATGA
- a CDS encoding ATP-binding cassette domain-containing protein — translation MIRVRNLSKRFDSLIVLDDVSFDVEEAKLVVILGPSGTGKTVLLKSILGLIPVDSGEVYFDERVVQSAGKKELYEIRKEIGFVFQGTALFDSMNIMDNIALPLLEHTRMSASEIKKKVMDIMEIIGLPGKEGLFPPSLSGGMKRLVAVGRALALDPKYIFYDEPTTGLDPVMRERVVELIINLKSKYSKSGIVVTHDLDTARAVGDDIYMLKKGKINKLKEIGKDIYNG, via the coding sequence ATGATTAGAGTAAGGAATTTATCGAAAAGATTCGATTCACTTATTGTTCTTGATGATGTAAGTTTTGATGTTGAAGAAGCGAAGCTGGTTGTCATACTCGGTCCTTCAGGTACCGGTAAGACCGTGCTTTTGAAATCGATACTGGGATTGATTCCGGTGGACAGCGGTGAAGTTTATTTCGACGAGAGGGTCGTTCAATCTGCGGGCAAAAAAGAGTTATACGAGATACGAAAGGAGATCGGTTTCGTCTTTCAGGGAACGGCTCTTTTCGACTCGATGAATATTATGGATAATATCGCCTTGCCTCTGCTGGAACACACCAGGATGTCGGCTTCAGAGATAAAGAAGAAGGTTATGGATATTATGGAGATCATCGGTCTGCCCGGCAAAGAAGGGCTTTTTCCGCCGTCGCTCTCAGGAGGGATGAAACGGCTCGTCGCTGTTGGAAGGGCGCTCGCCCTTGATCCGAAATATATCTTTTACGATGAGCCGACCACCGGGCTCGATCCTGTCATGCGCGAGCGGGTGGTAGAATTGATTATCAATTTAAAGAGCAAATATTCCAAAAGCGGAATCGTCGTCACCCATGACCTCGATACTGCGAGAGCGGTGGGAGATGATATTTATATGTTGAAGAAAGGGAAGATTAATAAACTTAAAGAGATCGGAAAGGATATTTACAATGGCTAA